The proteins below come from a single Eucalyptus grandis isolate ANBG69807.140 chromosome 3, ASM1654582v1, whole genome shotgun sequence genomic window:
- the LOC104431149 gene encoding uncharacterized protein LOC104431149 isoform X2, with protein MSDPVFLSIVGPLQELSIKSLHHLVVPSRSQRTDVGQNSSSSVLLTSQQPRNLGSSCILYSVVTPVPFAPICLSKRRRHNKRKKRVGKKFIGKKEDMIEDFVAGIASKLGEYLVAPNGRQFGYVLFYKSYVEDLKNEVKELETARQRVQHVVDEAWCNRKPIQTAVEDWLESVKKESKEAENLLKHGESEKSACFRGWLPNPVVRHPIGRKVKKITKVIHGLHQKSQNSNFEKVYYENTPIGFVNATTSTARPVDKKEDGLKSRALITGDVMKAIADDRVRVIGVYGPGGVGKSKLLEDVERRVKEENLFDVVAMANVSRNPNLKRIQKEITDVLGLHLMNEKTVRGRAYRLREALESDPKKNVLIILDDLWEKLELKEIGIPCGDDNKARGCKLLLTSRNRDVLRIAMGFEQEFRLDELKHEEARRLFERTMGNRVNDPKFETWVDGVVKNCGGLPLLIVPLAKGLKHKDLAAWRNASTNRDLSDVKSLVELSYNDLKDERIRSLFLVCALTSGRISMRDSLVYCMGLGLFKKFNNTIQKARDRLIEDLHTLQDSSLLLESDDMERFKMHDIFVDVASSMHDEFMDMKWNALVGRKDYGFKEWSEDELRKCTTISFPYVGIDELPEKLDCPNLRMLLLFEDNPSLKIHDLFFKSMKKLQVLDLTGLSLTSLPSSIESLENLKSLSLDFCHLDDVTVLGKLKGLQFLSFLDSTIARLPPEIGGLTELRFLDLRGCSRLKVIERGVLGSLVNLEELYMEDSFDQWEAEDEPSQSNASLAELKSMKKLSTLYIAIPHSANLSRDLPFGKLNKYKIQIGDVWDWSGEYKESKTLKLKLDSGNLLEKWVQRCLRITQDLHLDGLQGGIDTIHDLCIEGFQELKHLHVQNSPSVQYIVHSMENVQCTAFTKLESLFLENLNKLEKICRGCLSSESLSKLKIVKVDNCGEIKHLFTFPMTRIFLQLEEIEISRCHLMQLIVADAEADEDKIEINDDPTVNSCNLRRLTLRNLTKMASFHETVDHSVVFFDAHQVSLPWLESLTLSELPKLKEIWNSQFLSDVSNLKFLKVEDCMFLLSIIPSSLLMKLQNLEAITIERCQLIREVFDLEGLTINGDVEILSRLTKLTLSDLPSLGHIWNKNPRRALCFRNLRALKVQNCENLRFLFSSSMAKALGQMKEIEVVSCKLIKEIMEQEEESEKATTMDTLVFPLLTSLSLEALPSLRTFSNGKFYIHCPSLTRLRVSGCPKMMTFSSFEGKQQSMTTDTSLQQAFGCINSGLSLPVFFNQNVHFPSLEELTLLSLCGLRRIWHNEIPEESFCKLASISVKDCENLSHIFPSTLIERLQSLKMIEVVECTSLEALMEHVYVNTKKRPKCLTFLDLKEVKLWHLPRLNAIVTSSTKAKFSLPSLIDVSLRCCDELRYLFTKDTARTLDKLEMLDISRCVNMQQIIAVEEGEEQKLKAVKFSHLCTLKLCSLKSLTSFSSGSGAYEFPSLQNLSIMECSELKAFILRPLAASKEMNERTAGFDKGPYCLFDKKVILPNLEELRLTGIESRELWESESTCFHSLTSIRVEDCPCLRNLFTMSMAKSLGHLQSLSLGGCGEMEYIVGREEEKSEEAANKIIIPQLVTLYIHNMPKLRSFCHEKHISEWPLLKQLSIEDCKAVKVILGDTCYREQSLLPVEKIVFPSMESMCISHMNNVEKIWTDEFASNAFSKLKILMVEYCEKLSSIFSSDTILTRFQNLEELTMTDCGSLEVVFHIQELNMSGAHSTSTSQLRELYLERLPKLKHVWSGLPSSVAKSITKLERLVVQSCGVEDIIASEDEGVRMSASDFFFPRLTTLTLDELPELRSFYKNSYTPTWPHLKELLVRHCGKMKSFSFASEIQSCNGSTTNENQPSLSLEKHDIFGDLKELTLAYYRDENVSFPSNFFLQRFPNLEYLTVEHSSFEEIFSEDAFAHEGVTPCGGIIEREKPLKAFGNLKRLWLHDLWNLRRIWKDGSLMAEILKQIEDLWVWRCPGLSILFPSLTSVQSLTYLQVQNCEGLVHMGTCSAMTSLVHLTRLILRECGTLEDVVTDDGNEAEEISFPKLQRLTLDGLPSLKSFSPTNSAFRFPSLVCTIVTQCPNMIIFCKGALRTPKLHKVLLSYQYDEGHWEDDLNTTIRTVTAREDPYKIQ; from the exons ATGTCTGATCCTGTCTTTCTCTCCATCGTTGGCCCATTGCAAGAACTGAGCATAAAATCCCTTCATCATCTAGTCGTTCCAAGTCGAAGCCAAAG GACCGATGTTGGCCAGAATTCCTCTTCATCCGTCTTGCTGACAAGCCAGCAGCCAAGAAATCTCGGCTCCTCTTGCATCCTTTACAGTGTAGTCACTCCTG TTCCTTTCGCCCCTATTTGTTTAAGCAAAAGAAGGAGACAtaacaagaggaaaaaaagggttGGAAAGAAATTTAtaggaaaaaaggaagacatgATCGAGGATTTTGTAGCCGGCATTGCATCAAAACTTGGTGAGTATCTGGTTGCTCCCAACGGCCGCCAATTTGGGTACGTGCTGTTCTACAAGAGTTACGTGGAAGATCTCAAAAATGAAGTCAAGGAGTTGGAGACTGCAAGGCAAAGAGTACAGCACGTTGTTGATGAAGCCTGGTGTAACAGAAAACCTATTCAAACTGCTGTTGAGGATTGGTTGGAGAGTGTGAAAAAGGAGTCTAAGGAAGCAGAAAACCTGTTAAAACATGGCGAAAGTGAAAAGAGTGCTTGCTTCCGTGGGTGGCTTCCCAATCCTGTGGTGCGCCATCCAATTGGTAGGAAGGTGAAGAAGATAACTAAAGTCATTCATGGACTCCatcaaaaaagccaaaatagtAACTTCGAGAAGGTCTACTATGAGAATACTCCGATAGGATTTGTCAATGCCACCACTTCCACTGCAAGACCTGTTGACAAGAAAGAAGATGGCCTAAAGTCGAGGGCTTTAATCACAGGGGATGTAATGAAGGCTATAGCTGATGACAGGGTGCGTGTGATTGGGGTGTATGGACCAGGAGGGGTTGGCAAGTCCAAGCTTTTGGAGGATGTCGAAAGGCGAGTTAAAGAAGagaatttgtttgatgtggTTGCCATGGCAAATGTATCACGCAATCCCaatctaaaaagaatccaaaaagaaatcacTGACGTACTAGGCCTGCACTTGATGAATGAGAAAACTGTCCGTGGGAGAGCATATCGTTTGCGTGAGGCATTAGAGAGTGATCCTAAGAAAAATGTTCTCATCATTTTAGATGATCTATGGGAGAAGTTAGAGTTGAAGGAAATTGGAATCCCTTGTGGAGATGATAATAAAGCAAGAGGCTGCAAGCTATTACTTACATCAAGAAATCGAGATGTTTTGCGTATTGCCATGGGCTTTGAGCAAGAATTCCGACTCGATGAGTtaaagcatgaagaagcccgaAGACTCTTTGAAAGAACAATGGGGAATAGAGTTAATGATCCTAAGTTTGAAACCTGGGTAGATGGAGTGGTCAAGAATTGCGGAGGCTTGCCACTTTTGATTGTTCCGTTGGCAAAAGGGTTGAAGCACAAAGATTTGGCTGCTTGGAGGAATGCTTCAACTAATAGAGACCTGTCGGATGTAAAATCACTTGTGGAACTAAGTTACAATGACTTGAAAGATGAAAGGATCAGATCATTGTTCCTGGTTTGTGCTCTAACCTCTGGGAGAATTTCCATGAGGGATTCCCTTGTCTACTGCATGGGTTTGGGtttgtttaaaaaattcaacaacACCATCCAAAAAgctagagataggttgattgAGGATCTACATACCCTGCAGGACTCTTCGTTGTTACTAGAAAGTGATGATATGGAACGATTCAAAATGCATGACATATTTGTTGACGTGGCCAGctctatgcatgatgaatttatgGACATGAAATGGAATGCCTTGGTCGGGAGGAAGGATTATGGGTTTAAAGAATGGTCCGAGGATGAGCTAAGAAAATGCACCACGATATCCTTCCCTTATGTTGGCATTGATGAGCTCCCTGAAAAATTGGACTGCCCAAACTTGAGGATGCTTCTGTTATTCGAAGACAACCCATCTCTCAAAATtcacgatttattttttaaatctatgAAGAAGCTCCAAGTCTTGGACTTGACTGGCTTATCTTTAACCTCTCTACCTTCGTCGATTGAGTCCCTTGAAAACCTCAAGTCGCTATCCCTTGATTTCTGCCATTTGGATGATGTGACTGTTCTTGGAAAGCTGAAAGGATTACAGTTCCTAAGTTTCCTAGACTCTACAATCGCTCGGTTGCCCCCAGAAATAGGTGGACTAacagaattgagatttttggacttGAGAGGGTGCTCTAGGCTTAAAGTTATTGAACGTGGCGTGCTTGGaagcttggttaatttagaagaaCTATACATGGAAGACAGTTTTGATCAGTGGGAGGCCGAGGATGAACCATCGCAAAGCAACGCCAGCCTGGCTGAGTTGAAGAGTATGAAAAAGTTGAGCACTTTATACATCGCCATTCCTCATTCTGCTAATCTCTCAAGAGATCTGCCATTTGGGAAATTGAACAAGTATAAAATCCAAATTGGGGATGTTTGGGATTGGTCAGGTGAATACAAAGAATCCAAAACTTTAAAGCTCAAGCTGGATTCAGGCAATCTTCTTGAAAAGTGGGTGCAGAGATGTTTGAGGATAACACAAGATCTCCACTTGGATGGATTGCAAGGTGGCATCGATACAATTCACGATTTGTGCATCGAAGGTTTCCAAGAATTGAAGCATCTTCACGTTCAAAATAGCCCATCAGTTCAATACATTGTTCACTCAATGGAGAATGTCCAGTGCACTGCATTTACGAAATTGGAATCGTTGTTTCTCGAGAATTTGAACAAATTGGAAAAGATATGTCGAGGCTGTCTCTCCTCAGAATCCTTAAGCAAATTAAAGATTGTGAAAGTGGACAATTGTGGTGAAATCAAACATTTGTTTACATTTCCCATGACGAGGATATTCTTGCAACTCGAAGAGATTGAAATAAGCAGATGCCACTTAATGCAGCTGATTGTTGCCGATGCCGAGGCAGATgaagacaaaattgaaataaatgatgATCCCACAGTGAATTCATGCAATTTGCGTAGGCTGACATTACGCAACTTGACAAAGATGGCGAGCTTCCATGAAACTGTGGATCATTCAGTCGTATTTTTTGATGCGCACCAG GTTTCATTGCCATGGTTGGAGTCCTTGACACTGTCTGAACTTCCCAAATTGAAAGAGATATGGAACTCTCAATTTCTATCAGATGTGAGCaatctaaaatttctaaaagtagaGGATTGCATGTTTCTCTTGAGCATCATCCCCTCAAGTTTGCTAATGAAGTTACAGAATTTGGAAGCCATAACCATTGAGAGATGTCAACTAATACGAGAAGTATTTGACCTTGAAGGATTGACAATCAATGGGGATGTTGAGATTCTATCACGATTGACCAAATTAACCTTGAGTGACTTACCAAGTTTGGGACACATATGGAACAAGAATCCAAGAAGAGCATTGTGTTTCCGAAACTTAAGGGCATTGAAGGTGCAAAATTGTGAGAACCtgaggtttcttttttcttcttccatggctaaAGCACTTGGgcaaatgaaagaaatagaagTAGTGAGCTGTAAACTGATTAAGGAAATTatggagcaagaagaagaatcagAGAAAGCTACGACCATGGACACTTTAGTGTTCCCTCTGTTAACCTCCTTGTCTCTTGAGGCATTACCAAGTCTCAGGACATTCTCTAATGGAAAGTTCTATATTCACTGTCCATCCTTAACAAGACTGAGAGTATCTGGATGCCCCAAAATGatgactttttcttcatttgaaggAAAGCAACAGTCAATGACAACTGATACAAGTTTACAACAAGCATTTGGTTGTATCAACTCTGGCTTGTCATTGCCTGTCTTCTTCAATCAAAAT GTTCATTTTCCAAGCTTGGAAGAGTTGACACTCCTGTCATTGTGCGGGTTGAGGAGAATATGGCACAACGAAATCCCTGAAGAATCATTCTGCAAACTAGCATCCATCTCGGTCAAAGATTGTGAAAATCTGTCTCATATTTTTCCATCAACTTTAATAGAGAGGCTCCAGAGCCTGAAAATGATTGAGGTGGTCGAGTGTACTTCTTTGGAAGCATTAATGGAACATGTCTATGTCAATACTAAGAAAAGGCCAAAATGTCTGACCTTCTTAGACCTAAAAGAAGTGAAGTTGTGGCACCTGCCAAGGCTTAATGCGATTGTGACAAGCAGCACCAAAGCAAAGTTCAGTCTTCCTAGTCTGATTGATGTTAGCTTGCGTTGTTGTGACGAGTTGAGATATCTCTTCACAAAGGATACAGCGAGAACTCTAGATAAACTTGAGATGCTAGATATTTCTCGTTGCGTTAACATGCAGCAAATAATTGCAGTGGAAGAAGGTGAAGAGCAAAAGTTGAAGGCAGTGAAGTTCTCTCATTTATGTACATTGAAGCTTTGTTCCCTTAAGAGCTTGACTAGTTTCAGCTCAGGAAGTGGTGCATATGAGTTTCCCTCCCTACAAAATCTCTCAATTATGGAATGCTCTGAACTCAAGGCATTTATACTGAGGCCGCTTGCAGCAAGCAAGGAGATGAATGAGCGAACTGCTGGTTTTGACAAAGGTCCATATTGTTTATTTGACAAGAag GTCATACTTCCCAATTTAGAAGAGCTACGCCTAACAGGAATTGAATCGAGAGAATTATGGGAGAGTGAGTCCACTTGCTTTCACAGCCTAACTTCTATAAGAGTTGAGGACTGCCCGTGTCTGAGAAACCTTTTTACAATGTCTATGGCCAAAAGTCTGGGACATCTCCAATCTCTTAGTCTAGGTGGTTGTGGAGAGATGGAGTACATTGTTGGCAGAGAAGAGGAGAAATCTGAAGAAGCAGCCAACAAAATTATTATTCCTCAACTTGTCACTCTATATATTCACAACATGCCAAAACTCAGAAGTTTCTGTCATGAGAAGCATATTTCAGAGTGGCCCTTGCTGAAACAGTTAAGTATTGAAGATTGTAAAGCTGTGAAGGTGATTCTAGGAGATACATGCTATAGAGAGCAATCGCTTTTGCCAGTCGAAAAG ATTGTGTTTCCTAGCATGGAGTCAATGTGCATCTCGCACATGAATAACGTGGAAAAGATATGGACAGATGAGTTTGCTTCAAACGCTTTCAGCAAACTCAAGATACTAATGGTAGAGTATTGTGAGAAACTTTCATCGATATTTTCATCTGACACTATCCTTACAAGATTCCAAAATCTAGAGGAGTTAACTATGACCGATTGTGGTTCTTTAGAAGTGGTATTTCACATCCAAGAGTTAAATATGAGTGGAGCTCATTCCACAAGTACTTCTCAATTGAGAGAACTATATTTGGAGCGACTTCCAAAACTAAAGCACGTGTGGAGTGGACTTCCAAGCTCCGTGGCAAAAAGTATAACCAAGCTTGAAAGACTTGTAGTACAATCTTGTGGGGTGGAGGACATTATAGCGAGTGAAGACGAAGGAGTAAGGATGAGTGCAAGTGATTTCTTCTTTCCGCGATTGACCACCCTGACATTAGATGAGTTACCGGAACTCAGGAGCTTCTACAAGAATAGTTATACTCCAACATGGCCACACTTGAAGGAATTGCTAGTGAGACATTGCGGCAAAATGAAGTCATTCTCATTTGCTTCTGAAATCCAAAGCTGCAATGGTAGTACTACCAATGAGAACCAACCTTCACTCTCTCTAGAAAAG CATGACATCTTTGGCGACCTCAAAGAGCTAACTTTGGCATACTACCGTGATGAAAATGTTAGTTTCCCCTCTAACTTCTTTCTCCaaagatttcccaatttagaaTATCTTACCGTGGAACATAGTTCCTTCGAGGAGATATTTTCAGAAGATGCGTTTGCACATGAGGGAGTGACTCCATGTGGAGGAATAATTGAGAGGGAAAAACCTCTCAAGGCATTTGgaaatttgaagagactttggTTGCATGACCTATGGAACTTGAGGCGCATCTGGAAAGATGGCTCCTTGATGGCTGAAATTCTTAAACAAATTGAAGATCTGTGGGTTTGGCGATGCCCCGGCTTATCAATCCTATTTCCATCTCTAACTTCAGTCCAGAGTTTGACGTATTTACAAGTGCAGAATTGCGAGGGATTAGTTCATATGGGGACTTGCTCAGCAATGACAAGTTTGGTGCACCTTACTCGGCTAATACTAAGAGAATGTGGTACATTGGAAGACGTGGTAACAGATGATGGAAATGAAGCAGAGGAGATTTCTTTCCCCAAGCTGCAACGGCTAACACTTGATGGTTTGCCAAGCCTTAAGAGTTTCTCTCCGACGAATTCCGCTTTTAGGTTCCCATCATTGGTGTGTACTATTGTGACACAGTGCCCCAATATGATTATATTCTGCAAGGGTGCCTTGAGGACACCAAAACTACATAAAGTACTCCTCTCCTATCAATATGACGAAGGGCATTGGGAAGATGACCTTAATACCACCATCCGAACTGTGACGGCAAGAGAGGATCCATACAAAATTCAGTAA